The following proteins are co-located in the Labrys monachus genome:
- a CDS encoding acid phosphatase, which translates to MKKRILLGATALALTALPAAGRAADNALVGLDGIQTVVVIYAENRSFDNLFGSFPGADGLANAGQASRTQLDRDGSVLKELPPVWGGMTAKGVKPAVTEAETAHLPNAPFAVDAKDGFNLSPATATQDLWHRFYQNQMQIDGGKNDKFVAWADAGAMVMSTWDGSSMAAWRIAQRYTLEDDFFMGAFGGSFMNHIWLACACVATYPDADKSPAKPSIAAVEADGVTLKLADNSPKSALDGVPKFVADGNLTPDFHAVNTMQPPYQPSANKPAKDGDPRLADPAQPTTLPPQTQTTIGDLLSAKGVSWAWYAGAWQSVLDHGNSAPTPAFQYHHQPFNYFANFAPGTPARDEHLRDGGLSGLAFIRDIDEGKLPQVAFYKPQGNLNEHSGYADIASGDGHVETLINHLEHSPQWPHMLVILTYDENGGLWDHVAPPKADRWGPGTRIPAIVISPFAKRGFVDHTPNDTTSILRFITKRFELPVLKGISDRDAALAAHGEPALGDLTSALNFVQK; encoded by the coding sequence ATGAAGAAGCGGATTTTGCTGGGCGCGACGGCGCTCGCCCTCACGGCCCTGCCCGCGGCGGGGCGGGCGGCAGACAATGCCCTCGTCGGCCTGGACGGCATCCAGACGGTCGTGGTGATCTATGCGGAGAACCGCAGCTTCGACAATCTCTTCGGGTCCTTTCCCGGCGCCGACGGCTTGGCGAATGCCGGCCAGGCCAGCCGGACACAGCTCGACCGCGACGGATCGGTGCTCAAGGAATTGCCGCCCGTCTGGGGCGGGATGACCGCCAAGGGCGTGAAGCCGGCGGTGACGGAAGCCGAAACGGCGCATCTGCCCAACGCGCCCTTCGCCGTGGATGCCAAGGATGGCTTCAACCTGTCGCCGGCGACCGCGACGCAGGATCTGTGGCACCGCTTCTACCAGAACCAGATGCAGATCGACGGCGGCAAGAACGACAAGTTCGTCGCCTGGGCCGATGCGGGCGCCATGGTCATGTCGACCTGGGACGGATCGTCGATGGCGGCCTGGCGCATCGCCCAGCGCTATACGCTGGAGGACGATTTCTTCATGGGCGCCTTCGGCGGTTCGTTCATGAACCATATCTGGCTCGCCTGCGCCTGCGTCGCGACCTATCCGGACGCCGACAAGAGCCCGGCCAAGCCGTCGATCGCCGCCGTCGAGGCTGACGGGGTGACGCTGAAGCTGGCGGACAATTCACCGAAATCGGCGCTCGACGGCGTGCCGAAATTCGTGGCGGACGGCAATCTGACGCCGGATTTCCATGCGGTGAACACCATGCAGCCGCCCTATCAGCCGAGCGCCAACAAGCCGGCGAAGGACGGCGATCCGCGCCTCGCCGACCCGGCGCAGCCGACGACGCTGCCGCCGCAGACGCAGACCACGATCGGCGATCTCCTCAGCGCCAAGGGCGTGAGCTGGGCCTGGTATGCCGGCGCCTGGCAGAGCGTGCTGGACCACGGCAATTCCGCGCCGACGCCCGCCTTCCAGTATCATCACCAGCCGTTCAATTATTTCGCGAATTTCGCGCCGGGGACGCCGGCCCGTGACGAGCACCTGCGCGACGGCGGCCTGAGCGGCCTCGCCTTCATCCGCGACATCGACGAGGGCAAGCTGCCGCAGGTCGCCTTCTACAAGCCGCAGGGCAATCTCAACGAACATTCCGGCTATGCCGATATCGCCTCGGGCGACGGCCATGTCGAAACCCTGATCAACCATCTCGAGCACAGCCCGCAATGGCCCCATATGCTCGTCATCCTGACCTATGACGAGAATGGCGGCCTCTGGGACCATGTCGCCCCGCCCAAGGCGGATCGCTGGGGTCCGGGCACGCGCATTCCGGCGATCGTCATCTCGCCCTTCGCCAAGCGCGGCTTCGTCGACCATACGCCCAACGACACCACCTCGATCCTGCGCTTCATCACAAAGCGGTTCGAACTGCCGGTCCTGAAGGGCATCTCCGACCGCGACGCGGCGCTCGCCGCCCATGGCGAGCCGGCGCTCGGCGATCTCACCAGCGCGCTGAACTTCGTCCAGAAGTGA
- a CDS encoding DSD1 family PLP-dependent enzyme gives MYRPPAEPGMPIDEIDTPALILDLDAFEANLDHMASAAKAAGVRVRPHAKTHKSPVVAHLQMARGAVGQCVQKVAEAEILAWGGVPDILVSNEVVSPAKLARLAALARIARVALCADHALGVDAIEAAAQDAGVRLPVLVEIDVGAARCGLVPGPEVLALARRIASSRHLSFGGLQAYQGRAQHQRTLDERTASIASAAEMTGRMVEDLRTIGLDCPIVGGAGTGTFALEAATGVFNELQVGSYVFMDADYGRNHPAPPFRQSLFVLSTVMSTPNAEVAVVDAGLKALAVDSGLPLVWQREGVTYAGASDEHGKLTLAPGSSPLKLDERVMLVPGHCDPTVDRYDWYVGVRNGRVECLWPISARGAMN, from the coding sequence ATGTATCGCCCTCCCGCCGAACCGGGGATGCCGATCGACGAGATCGACACCCCGGCCCTCATCCTCGACCTCGATGCTTTCGAGGCCAATCTCGACCACATGGCGAGCGCCGCCAAGGCGGCGGGCGTGCGCGTGCGGCCGCATGCCAAGACGCATAAATCGCCGGTCGTCGCCCATCTGCAGATGGCGCGCGGTGCCGTCGGCCAATGCGTGCAGAAGGTGGCCGAGGCCGAGATCCTCGCCTGGGGCGGCGTTCCCGACATCCTCGTCAGCAACGAGGTGGTGAGCCCCGCCAAGCTGGCGCGCCTCGCCGCCCTCGCCCGGATCGCGCGCGTGGCGCTGTGCGCCGACCATGCGCTCGGCGTCGATGCCATCGAGGCTGCGGCGCAGGACGCCGGCGTCCGCCTGCCCGTGCTCGTCGAGATCGACGTCGGGGCGGCCCGCTGCGGCCTCGTGCCGGGGCCGGAGGTGCTCGCCTTGGCGCGCCGGATCGCGTCGAGCCGCCACCTCTCCTTCGGCGGCCTGCAGGCCTATCAGGGCCGGGCGCAGCACCAGCGCACGCTCGACGAAAGGACGGCGAGCATCGCCTCGGCCGCCGAGATGACCGGCCGCATGGTCGAGGACCTCCGGACGATCGGCCTCGACTGCCCCATCGTCGGAGGCGCCGGCACCGGCACCTTCGCCCTGGAGGCGGCGACCGGCGTCTTCAACGAGCTGCAGGTCGGTTCCTATGTCTTCATGGATGCCGATTACGGGCGCAACCATCCCGCCCCGCCGTTCCGCCAGTCGCTCTTCGTGCTCAGCACGGTCATGAGCACGCCGAATGCGGAGGTCGCCGTGGTCGATGCCGGGCTGAAGGCCCTGGCGGTGGACAGCGGCCTGCCGCTCGTCTGGCAGCGCGAGGGCGTCACCTATGCCGGCGCCTCCGACGAGCACGGCAAACTCACCCTCGCGCCGGGATCATCGCCCCTGAAGCTCGACGAGAGGGTCATGCTGGTGCCCGGCCATTGCGACCCGACGGTCGACCGCTACGACTGGTATGTCGGCGTGCGCAACGGCCGCGTCGAATGCCTGTGGCCGATTTCGGCCCGCGGCGCGATGAACTGA
- a CDS encoding GMC family oxidoreductase: protein MTKNEPCDVLIIGAGATGSLSATVLARAGLDVVCLEQGDWVEAGDHPHYSADWTWQRRTNWNSDVNKRHHPDDYPVVTDSSQVLMWNGVGGSTNVYGAIWPRYRPSDFRKFDEHGLQPNWPISYEDVAPFYEAADRMIGVSGLAGDAAMPPRDKPPTRPLPFTKAAGRLAQAFDQLDWHWWPAEAGVISENYDGRPACNGCGVCNGCPRGSMSKYSLSIWPKALAAGAKLRTHARVLRIEKGLDGRATGALFIDRNTGITEFQPARLVIVAANGVGTPRLLLASDNLANQSDQVGRNLLHHTLVSSEMWVEEPIESHMGYVASLISREFAETDTSRGFVNGFNFNCLTSTSSAGEVAAGWITDTKAPWGRDHHRWFERHFGRCIGIHAIGDDLPNPDNRVSIDPSVCDKDGVPVATLHYQPGENDRRMMNYMLDRLVDIAKAAGAFEYALQDYRDKDGVYRTPAWHMIGTCRMGEDPETSVVNKWNQSWDVPNLFIVDGSVLATGGVVNPTPTISALALRAATYIRDNFRELSGTTRSAAA, encoded by the coding sequence ATGACCAAGAACGAGCCCTGCGACGTCCTCATCATCGGGGCGGGCGCCACCGGTTCCCTGTCGGCGACCGTGCTCGCGCGCGCCGGCCTCGACGTCGTCTGCCTCGAGCAGGGCGACTGGGTCGAGGCGGGCGATCACCCCCATTACAGCGCCGACTGGACCTGGCAGCGCCGCACCAACTGGAACTCGGACGTCAACAAGCGCCATCATCCCGACGACTACCCGGTGGTGACCGACAGCTCCCAGGTGCTGATGTGGAACGGCGTCGGCGGCTCGACCAATGTCTATGGGGCGATCTGGCCGCGCTACCGCCCTTCGGACTTCCGCAAGTTCGATGAGCACGGACTGCAGCCGAACTGGCCGATCAGCTATGAGGACGTCGCCCCCTTCTACGAGGCGGCGGACCGCATGATCGGCGTCAGCGGCCTGGCCGGCGACGCCGCCATGCCGCCGAGAGACAAGCCGCCGACGCGGCCTCTGCCCTTCACCAAGGCTGCCGGCCGCCTCGCCCAGGCCTTCGACCAGCTCGACTGGCACTGGTGGCCGGCGGAAGCCGGCGTCATCTCGGAGAATTACGACGGCCGGCCGGCCTGCAACGGCTGCGGCGTCTGCAATGGCTGCCCGCGCGGCTCCATGAGCAAATATTCGCTGTCGATCTGGCCGAAGGCGCTGGCGGCCGGCGCGAAGCTGAGGACCCATGCCCGGGTGCTGCGCATCGAGAAGGGGCTCGACGGCCGCGCGACGGGCGCCCTGTTCATCGACCGGAATACCGGCATCACCGAATTCCAGCCGGCCCGGCTCGTCATCGTCGCGGCCAACGGCGTCGGCACGCCGCGGCTGCTTCTGGCTTCCGACAACCTCGCCAACCAGTCCGACCAGGTCGGCCGCAACCTCCTGCACCATACGCTCGTCAGCTCGGAAATGTGGGTGGAGGAACCGATCGAGAGCCATATGGGCTATGTCGCCTCGCTGATCTCCCGCGAGTTCGCCGAGACCGATACGAGCCGCGGCTTCGTCAACGGCTTCAACTTCAACTGCCTGACGAGCACGTCCTCGGCCGGCGAGGTCGCTGCCGGCTGGATCACGGACACCAAGGCGCCGTGGGGCCGGGACCATCATCGCTGGTTCGAGCGGCATTTCGGCCGCTGCATCGGCATCCACGCCATCGGCGACGACCTGCCCAATCCGGACAACCGCGTCTCGATCGATCCTTCCGTCTGCGACAAGGACGGCGTTCCCGTCGCCACGCTGCATTACCAGCCCGGCGAGAACGACAGGCGCATGATGAACTACATGCTCGACCGCCTCGTCGACATCGCCAAGGCCGCCGGCGCGTTCGAATATGCGCTGCAGGACTATCGCGACAAGGACGGCGTCTACCGCACTCCGGCCTGGCATATGATCGGCACCTGCCGGATGGGCGAGGACCCCGAGACATCGGTCGTCAACAAATGGAACCAGAGCTGGGACGTGCCCAACCTCTTCATCGTCGACGGCAGCGTCCTCGCCACGGGCGGCGTGGTCAACCCGACGCCGACGATCTCCGCCCTTGCATTGCGCGCCGCCACCTATATCCGTGACAATTTCCGCGAGCTGAGCGGAACGACGCGGTCCGCTGCCGCCTGA
- a CDS encoding aldehyde dehydrogenase family protein: MEKSQVEILHNFIDGAWEAEADRMPAINPATGETIAWLPRSSRDTARRAVAAAKRAKAGWAARSAFERAAMCMAIAARIDERRDRIARVLSTEQGKPLAQATGEVAKAADGFRLAAELVKQLGGETPPAEDPSKLVITIRQPRGVYAVITPWNYPVNIPTEYLAPGIATGNTIAWVPAPTTSMAAIELMRAIEEAGLPKGVVNLVIGEGAVVGDEIVVHPDTNGIGFTGSAATGRRIAERGAGKPLLLELGGNGPVLVFDDADLDSAADAAAGGAFSNAGQICAATGRVLAHRSIVAPLAEKLVQRAQAYVLGDPLQQGTTMGPLNNPNVAAKVREHVEDAAAHGASVLTGGKPRPDLGSPLFFEPTVITGVTRDMRINREETFGPVIPLIAFDDDEEALDLALDSEYGLSVGIFTENIGRALRFGEAIPAGIVNINAGSTYWEIHLPFGGGSGTKSGIGRLGGRLTLEAMTEIKMITITRKRGGAQ; the protein is encoded by the coding sequence ATGGAAAAGAGCCAGGTCGAGATCCTGCATAATTTCATCGACGGCGCATGGGAGGCCGAGGCCGACCGCATGCCGGCGATCAATCCCGCCACGGGCGAGACCATCGCCTGGCTGCCCCGAAGCAGCCGCGACACCGCACGCCGCGCCGTGGCGGCGGCCAAGCGCGCCAAGGCCGGCTGGGCCGCGCGGTCCGCTTTCGAGCGCGCCGCGATGTGCATGGCGATCGCCGCCAGGATCGACGAGCGGCGCGATCGCATCGCCCGCGTGTTGAGCACCGAACAGGGCAAGCCCCTCGCCCAGGCCACCGGCGAAGTCGCCAAGGCCGCCGACGGCTTCCGTCTCGCCGCCGAACTCGTCAAGCAGCTCGGCGGCGAGACGCCGCCGGCCGAGGATCCGAGCAAGCTCGTCATCACCATCCGGCAGCCGCGCGGCGTCTATGCGGTGATCACGCCCTGGAACTACCCCGTCAACATCCCCACCGAATATCTCGCGCCCGGCATCGCGACCGGCAACACCATCGCCTGGGTGCCCGCGCCGACGACGTCGATGGCGGCGATCGAGCTGATGCGGGCGATCGAGGAGGCCGGCCTGCCCAAGGGGGTCGTCAATCTCGTCATCGGCGAGGGGGCGGTGGTCGGCGACGAGATCGTCGTCCATCCCGACACCAACGGCATCGGCTTCACCGGCAGCGCCGCGACCGGCCGGCGCATCGCCGAGCGCGGCGCCGGCAAGCCGCTGCTGCTGGAACTCGGCGGCAACGGCCCGGTGCTCGTCTTCGACGACGCCGACCTCGACAGCGCCGCGGACGCCGCCGCCGGCGGCGCCTTCTCCAATGCCGGCCAGATCTGCGCGGCGACGGGCCGTGTCCTCGCCCATCGCAGCATCGTCGCTCCTCTGGCCGAGAAGCTGGTGCAGCGGGCGCAGGCCTATGTCCTGGGCGATCCGCTCCAGCAGGGCACGACCATGGGGCCGCTCAACAATCCCAACGTCGCGGCCAAGGTCCGCGAGCACGTCGAGGATGCCGCGGCCCACGGGGCCAGCGTGCTGACCGGCGGCAAGCCGCGCCCCGACCTCGGCAGCCCCCTCTTCTTCGAGCCGACAGTGATCACCGGCGTGACGCGCGACATGCGCATCAACCGGGAGGAGACCTTCGGCCCCGTGATCCCGCTGATCGCCTTCGACGACGACGAGGAGGCCCTCGATCTCGCCCTCGACAGCGAATACGGCCTGAGCGTCGGCATCTTCACCGAGAATATCGGCCGGGCGCTGCGGTTCGGAGAGGCGATTCCCGCCGGCATCGTCAACATCAACGCCGGCAGCACCTATTGGGAGATCCACCTTCCCTTCGGCGGCGGGTCCGGCACCAAGAGCGGTATCGGCCGCCTCGGCGGCCGCCTGACGCTGGAGGCGATGACGGAGATCAAGATGATCACCATCACCCGCAAGCGAGGCGGCGCCCAATGA
- a CDS encoding amidohydrolase/deacetylase family metallohydrolase yields the protein MSFDLILKNGRVIDPSQSLDRVTDVAFANGKVAAVGDHLDGAGAEIRDVAGRIVTPGLIDLHTHVYWGGTSLGIDAEEFARTSGVTTCVDTGSAGPGNFPGFRKHVIDPCQVRILAYLHVSFAGIYGFSSRVMVGEGHDMRLLAARDAVEVTNANRDVVIGIKVRIGKTASGPSGIAPLDVALQVADETGLPLMVHIDEPPPSYEAVVERLRPGDVLTHCFRPFPNAPVDGKGQVKPEVLAARQRGVFFDIGHGMGSFGWKTARAMLAAGFKPDTISSDVHSLCIKGPAYDQVTTLSKFLALGMPLDEVIAASTVNAARALQRPELGSLKPGSAGDASILSIDEGSFPLEDVRGEIVTADKRIFARGVVVAGRWWHPA from the coding sequence ATGTCTTTCGATCTCATCCTCAAGAACGGCCGGGTCATCGATCCCTCCCAGTCCCTCGACCGCGTCACCGACGTCGCCTTCGCGAACGGCAAGGTCGCCGCGGTCGGCGACCATCTCGACGGGGCGGGCGCCGAAATCCGCGACGTCGCCGGGCGGATCGTCACGCCCGGCCTCATCGATCTCCACACCCATGTCTATTGGGGCGGCACGTCGCTCGGCATCGACGCCGAGGAGTTCGCGAGGACGAGCGGCGTCACCACCTGCGTCGACACCGGCAGCGCCGGCCCCGGCAATTTCCCCGGCTTCCGAAAGCATGTCATCGATCCCTGCCAGGTGCGGATCCTCGCTTATCTCCACGTCTCCTTTGCCGGCATCTACGGCTTCTCCAGCCGGGTCATGGTCGGCGAGGGCCATGACATGCGCCTTCTCGCCGCGCGGGATGCCGTCGAGGTCACCAACGCCAACCGCGACGTCGTCATCGGCATCAAGGTGCGCATCGGCAAGACGGCGAGCGGCCCCTCGGGCATCGCCCCGCTCGACGTCGCCCTGCAGGTGGCGGACGAGACCGGCCTGCCGCTGATGGTGCATATCGACGAGCCGCCGCCGTCCTACGAAGCGGTGGTCGAGCGCCTGCGCCCCGGCGACGTGCTGACCCATTGCTTCCGTCCGTTCCCCAACGCCCCCGTCGACGGCAAGGGGCAGGTCAAGCCGGAAGTGCTCGCCGCCCGCCAGCGCGGTGTCTTCTTCGACATCGGACACGGCATGGGTTCGTTCGGATGGAAAACGGCGCGCGCCATGCTCGCCGCCGGCTTCAAGCCGGACACCATCTCCTCCGACGTCCATTCGCTGTGCATCAAGGGCCCGGCCTACGACCAGGTGACGACGCTCTCCAAGTTCCTGGCGCTCGGCATGCCGCTCGACGAGGTCATCGCCGCCTCCACGGTCAACGCCGCCAGGGCCTTGCAGCGCCCGGAACTGGGCAGCCTGAAGCCGGGCAGCGCCGGCGACGCCAGCATCCTGTCGATCGACGAGGGATCCTTCCCGCTCGAGGACGTGCGCGGCGAGATCGTCACCGCCGACAAGCGCATCTTCGCCCGGGGCGTCGTCGTCGCCGGGCGCTGGTGGCATCCGGCCTGA
- a CDS encoding ABC transporter ATP-binding protein produces the protein MTSINIQNVSKSYINYPVLQGLNLDIRDGEFISFLGPSGCGKSTLLFCIAGLEDITSGSILFDGRDISGLSARDRNIALVFQDYALYPHMSVRDNLAFPLRQQKIPEETIRKQVAWAAELLGLDQLLDRSPAELSGGQRQRVAVGRAIVRNPAALLMDEPLSNLDAGLRVRTRTEIKRLQRQLKMTVIFVTHDQEEAMVLSDRIAVMNAGIVQQFAEPMTIYREPANQFVAAFIGSPQMNFLPGSAAPGGHGDDRLIGVRPHDLTPAATAAPEGFSLTGELALIEPAGPVHYLDVLVGDHIIKATCADPSGLAPGASMTLTAPAQSVYLFDKETGKRL, from the coding sequence ATGACGTCGATCAACATCCAGAACGTCTCCAAGAGCTACATCAACTACCCCGTGCTCCAGGGACTGAACCTCGATATCCGGGACGGGGAGTTCATCTCCTTCCTCGGCCCGTCCGGCTGCGGCAAGAGCACGCTGCTGTTCTGCATCGCCGGCCTCGAGGACATCACCTCCGGAAGCATCCTGTTCGATGGCCGCGACATCAGCGGATTGTCGGCGCGCGACCGCAACATCGCGCTCGTGTTCCAGGACTACGCGCTCTACCCGCATATGTCGGTGCGCGACAACCTCGCCTTCCCGCTGCGCCAGCAGAAGATCCCGGAAGAGACGATCCGCAAGCAGGTCGCCTGGGCGGCGGAGCTGCTCGGCCTCGACCAGCTGCTGGACCGCTCGCCGGCCGAACTGTCGGGCGGCCAGCGCCAGCGCGTCGCCGTCGGGCGGGCGATCGTGCGCAACCCGGCTGCATTGCTGATGGACGAGCCCCTCTCCAATCTCGATGCGGGCCTGCGCGTGCGCACCCGCACCGAGATCAAGCGGCTGCAGCGCCAGCTCAAGATGACCGTCATCTTCGTCACCCACGACCAGGAAGAGGCGATGGTGCTGTCGGACCGCATCGCGGTGATGAACGCCGGCATCGTCCAGCAATTCGCCGAGCCGATGACGATCTACCGCGAGCCCGCCAACCAGTTCGTCGCCGCCTTCATCGGCAGCCCGCAGATGAACTTCCTGCCGGGATCGGCGGCGCCCGGCGGGCATGGCGACGACCGCCTGATCGGCGTCCGGCCGCACGACCTCACGCCTGCCGCCACGGCCGCGCCCGAGGGGTTCTCCCTGACGGGGGAACTCGCCCTGATCGAGCCCGCCGGTCCCGTCCATTATCTCGACGTGCTCGTCGGCGACCACATCATCAAGGCGACCTGCGCCGATCCCTCCGGCTTGGCGCCCGGCGCGAGCATGACGCTGACCGCGCCGGCCCAGTCCGTCTATCTCTTCGACAAGGAGACCGGCAAGCGCCTGTAA